In the Triticum aestivum cultivar Chinese Spring chromosome 2B, IWGSC CS RefSeq v2.1, whole genome shotgun sequence genome, GGCCTATAATTAGTGATGGTATCTGTCGGGGACACCTAATAATTTGTTCTAAGCAAGTACAGTATTACCCATTGGGAGTATTTTACTTACACTTGATGTCTTTTACACTAGTTGAAACCTTGGGGTGCAGGGAATGTGACCACCGTGGTTAACTGCCGGGCCGTAACAATTGGCTCCTACATAATCAAAGGAAACAAGGGTAGCAAATTGGCAATATTCAATTATGCAATCAGTACATACTAGCTAATCTAATCGCTAAGACGTTCTTCAATAGGTTCCAAGAGCCAACCATCAAACTTGTAACACCAGGTGACAGCCGGAAACAGGCATATATATGGTGCATGCATGAACCTGGAGGCTTAACCACCGTAAGGTGGAGTCATGCCACTTTAAAGTCATTTTCAAATTTTGCGCAGCCGGATTTACCAATTCAATGTCTTATGTCAGAAATAGCTTGCAAGCATGCCTGATGCATATTTATGCCTACTAGAACAATACAATTGATGTCTGCTTTTGAATAAATCAAGTAGCTTATACAATACTAGAATTTAATTAGTATGTTGACTTTTTTTCAAATGATTGACAGGTGTATACATGCACTAAGGCGCATCCACATGTTAAGCTAAGTGTATGTTGCAGAGGTGGCGATCGGGGGGCGATTATTTGTGCTGGACGGGTCGATGGCAATGGAGAagatgtgtgtgcgtgtgtgatggAAACTTTTCGTCACTGGGCAAAGTTGCATAAACAGTGGGGTCTTGCCTTCTTTCACCATCGAGCATGCTATATATGAGTCACCTTCTTCAATTTTTCCATGGATGCCACACCACCACAAGATATTGAAATCGAGGCCTCGGCCGACTGAACAGTAGACCTGCATGTGCAGCATGCGAAGCCCTCATCGGACAGTATAGGTTTGCATGTGCAGCATTGCATGCGATGCGATGCATGAATGCTGGTCAAGAACTGAAGCTGCTGCCGTGCAAGCGTGCAAGTGGGTGCCGAGGAAGCCGTGCATGCTCACGCGACTAATTCCAAGCTTGGATCCAGGCAGGTCAAGCTGGTGCCGTGCAGCGTGCAAGTGGCCAAATGAGATCGATAGAGCCCTCTGCTGGATTGGATGACTCCCATGTCCGTCCATCGGAAGACTTCATACACAACAAGCCATAATACTTTGCTTACAAGTAGTATTAGACCCGAAATACAGGGGTCCAGATTAAATAGTTAGTCGTGGAACAAAGTGATCAGCCACGTGTTGTTTTGTCACTAGCATAACACCCTTGTGTTGCCATGAAAAATAAATAGATATAGGAACATTCTTTATAGAGGCGGCGTCCGAGCTGGTCCCGCCAACCGATGACCAATGGCAGAAAGGAGACATGGCCTGGGCGCTGCCGGTGGTTCATGGGACTATTAGGGATGTAAACCGAGTCCAGTTTAATCCCGTTTAAGCCCATTCATCGATCTAACAGTtcaataaagtttttttttctggaaaaaatgAACTATCAAATCTCACTAAAACTGACTAAATGAGACTTGTGGGCGTCGTTCATTGGCCATCTACATCCCTATGGACTATGCTACAACTCTTGGCGCTGTTATGATCAAGAGGGATGAAGTAATGGCTCCGTATGTGGTGCTCATTTGTGTGTTGTGAGGAAGTGCATGATCATCCGCTGGACTATTGACACAATTGCTTGGAGATGGTACCTCCGTTTTTATTCGACCAATAGGAACTGCATCTAGCAAATGATTCAAACATTTTTTCGAGAAAAAAAATAAGTTCTGCCCATGGTACCTTGCCACGTCACATCCACCTTGTTTACTGATTTGGGACCTTGAAAATCGAGCACTAGTATTCAGCGCATAAATTTGCCGATTTGCAGCTctattttttcttaaaaaaaacgaATATAGTTGCATTACATAGGTAGGCACACATTCATCGGTGCAGTTTACGTTTCTTCTGTAGTTGATGAATATGGATTACTATTCTTTGCAATTGAACATTGATTCTCAagaattttcttttttcttttcactGTTTCTTCCTTGTAGATCTTACTGGGGGTCAGTCGGGGAGAGGCCAAAGATGGCGGTCATATTGATTGATTCATGGGTGTGAATAATATCCAAGGTCGAACAAGCCTTAAAGAAGTGAAGCTAATCGAGATAGTGGTTACTTACCTATTCATGAAGAGCCATGGTTGAGCACAGTCGTCAAAAGTTTTTTGGGATGAACAATGATAGCTAAAACTTTTGGCTTGCTTTTCGAGAAATTAGAGTTCAAAGGTCATTAATGAACATAGCAAAGTTTCTCTGTTTCATGTCGATTTGTCATTATTTCCTGATAAGACTTTGTCAAGACTATTCGTGGTTTCTCTCGTGGAAATTGACGGAACGCCTTTTAATTTGTTCGAGAAGAAAATAATATTGTGTCCAAAGTTACCTTGCACAAATATCAGTTGAGTGTCAATGCCTGGTTTTTCATTTCATCCGACCCATTCTATGGCATAAAACGGACAGAGATTACAGTGATCCCAGGCACGGATGCACAACTTTGGTTAGATATTGGGTACAAACTGTGTAAAGGCTAGCTTTCCATCTGATGCGCTGTTGTTTCTTCCTTGTAGATGATACCGGGCTGGTTTTGTTTGTTCCTTCAAATCTAACGAGGTATCCGCCAAAGCCCAAACAAACCCAACTTTGTTTAAGCAGGTCTTCTCCAGCGCGTACCATCGATTACAGTACGGCGTTGTAGATGTAAACACGCAGGTTTGACGTACGACTTCGCTTAGATTCGTCCTGGCCCAGGTCAGTGTTTCTTAATCCCACTGGCACGTTGCAGTTAAGTAATCACATGTATTATTTAGATGATTAATCATGGATCCACCAGTACATCTTGATTACCACGCGGCTTAATTACACGCTGCGAGACTGAGCATGGATGCCACATGTGGCATGTGCTAGTGGGATGATATTATATGGAGGCTGACACGTAGATATGAATCGACGCGCACAGAGCCGGACTGATGGATCTCCAGTGTATATTACCACCATCGTGTACACAGACAGCAAGAACACAAACGAGCTCTTCCTCTCTGCCTAACTTGTTCATTGATCCTATCTGAGCTCTTCGTCGATTCCACCTGTTTTCACTACTCTTCGTCGATCCCACTAGAAATTAATGGCGCGGTCGTCTTCTCCTCACGTCAACAAGGCTTCGCCCACCGAGCAGCGCCGCCTGCTCCGCGCTCGCCGTTCTTCAAAGCGCGTCACCGCTTTGAGCCCGGAGGCGCTCCTTGATGCCTCACTCTCTGGCGCCGAGCACCCTGTGCCGGTGTTGCAGCACGATGACGCCGGTGTCATCGCTGCCGCCATGGCTCCAAAGCAAGATGCTACTCTCTCAGATGAGACCTTGGTGGTCCATGCAGGGGAGAAGATGGGGAAGAACGGCCTCAAGGACACTGACTCGATCGCAACGCCGATTGTGAGCGGCACGACGCACTGGTTCAAGAGCTCGCACGACCTCATCGCGTTCAAGGAAGGCCGGGGCCACAGCTTTGAGTACGGCCGCTACGGCAACCCCACTGTGAAGGTCCTGGAGGACAAGATCAGCACGCTGGAGAGGGCCGAGTCGACGCTTGTCATGTCCTCGGGCATGAACGCCATCGTCGCTACGCTGCTCGCGCTCGTGCCACCCGGCGCCGGCCACGTGGTGACCACGACCGAGTGCTACAGCGAGGCGCGCGCCTTCATCCGCGACAAGCTCTCCAAGATGGGCATCAAGGTGACATTCGTCGAGCTGAATGACATGGAGACACTCAAGGCTGTTCTTGACCAGGGCGACGTAAGTTAATTTCCATAACACCATATATAATCGAGGGATCCATATGCATGTATGTTAATTTTTTCTGACTCTCGGGATGCTTGGCCATGATGCAGGTGACACTCTTCTACACTGACTGTCCGACGAACCCCCACCTCAAGTGCATCGACATTAAGCTCGTCGCGGAGCTGTGTCACCGCAAAGGGGCTCTGGTGTGCATCGATAGCACCCTCGCCTCGCCCATCAATCAGAAGCCACTCACCGTCGGGGCCGATATCGTCGTGCACTCTGCCACAAAGTACATTGCCGGCCATCACGACGTGAGTAGCTACCCTAGAACACATGTATTTTCGTAGATCGTAGAATTACACTGCCATTTTGCTCCTTTCTTCCATGATCACTAGTAGTGTCTATATAGTTTAAGACTTCTCATCATGTTATTCCATTTCAGGTCATTGCAGGATGCATCAGCGGCTCGGATGCGCTCATCTCTAGGATACGTGCGAGGCATCACAACCTCAGCGGCGCCATTAGTCCGGTATGTAGTATATATTAAGGGAGATTTTACCGTGCATCATAATAACCAAAGGATATTTAACGTGTATTATATGGGCAATCTAACGGATTAGAATAATTGGGCCTTTTAGAGCCCAAGGATATTTTCGATCTTAAATTTTTTATACCTTTAATCGGCACAATTAAATCCAGGGGTATTCTCGTCCGAAATTTTTCAAttaaattaattgcattaataaaACACTTCATTATAGAGGCCCAATCATCGTGTGTACTCTTTTGAAATTTGGTTCGAGCGGTTCGTCCTCTCTCCTCCTCTCGAGCCCTAACCTCGGCACCCTCGATCACCGCCGATCGCCTCAGCCGCCCTCGATCGCCGCTGATCGCACTCACCGTGTCACTCCTTCCTCCTGCTCCTACTCCCCCCCTTCCCCCTCCATCGGAAGTCACCCCACTCGGGTCGCGGCACCAGATCTTCCGACGAGCCTCCCCTCCTTCCCCGAGCGGACGCCGCCTTCCCCGACCTGAGAGGCCACATCATCCTCATCGACGTGCATCAATTTTTTTCACGCCGGATCTTTGCTGTAAGTGCCTAGCCATCTCAAATCTTTGCTGGTCCCTTATGCTTATAGTACCAATAGGGGTCGGATTTGATTAGGGTTTAggatatgtcatgtgaggtttagggTTTATGGTTTCAGAAAGTTGTGACGAGATTTCTATTGAAAGGGAGTGTAAGTTGGATTTAGCTAGGACACGTTGATGTAGTTAGTTAGGGTTTATGGTTTCAGAAAGTTGTGAAAATAGTTTTTTCAAAGGAAGTGTAAGTCGGATTTAGCTAGGACATATTAAAGCACTTAGTTAGGGTTGTGTGCCATGAGAATTTGTCAGCAGATTTGGATTCAAAGAaattattttggatttagttaagAGATGCTTTTGAATTGAGTTTCCAGATATTTTGGATTTAGTTGGGAGATAATTATTTTTGTATGGAGTTTGGAGATATTTGCGACTTAGTGACgagataatttggatttagttaggtgataatTTTGGATTCAGTTAGGACACAATGTTGAATGGAGTTTGCAAATAATTGATCTATCAGGGTGGATCTATCAGGGGACTTGAAATATTCGTGCACTTTGGATTTAGTTTGGAGATCATCAGTTACAACAAGTACAATCAATTAAATATTTCTGGATTTAGTCAGGGAATATTTTATACTTACTTACAGCTTTTGAAGGACTGAGTTTGGTACATGAATCCGATATGAAAAATTAAATTGATTATTTAAGTAGAGTATTGCATAATTATTATGTATGCTATCCATCCGTAACATTGACTATCTATTTTCGTTGGCAGCATAACGACATGGATGATAAAGGCAACGATGGCAAAAACTTGGGGAATACAGGCAAGGATGACAAGGACATGGGTGATAGACGAAACGAAGGAAAAGGAATGGATGGTATGCGCACGGATGATAATGATAATGAGGATGCAGGAAAAGATGGCATAGACCTGGATGATGTACACATGCAAGGTAAAGGAATTGATATTAAAGGCATGGCTGGTTCAGATCTGAATGAGTGTATGGAATACATAGAGATTGTGAAGAAGACTTTCAGGACTGAGGAAGAAGCCTATATGTTCTACGTAGGCTATGCGAGAAAAAAAGGGTTTGGTGTTATAAAGGATGATCTGAAGTACAGGGGTCCGGGTCCGAAACAAAATGCATACAGAAggacatacaagtgctgcaaacaAGGCTGGCGGGCCCTTAAGCACTTTATCAGAGCTGGTAGAAAAAGAACACCAAGGGGTCTTTCTCGGTGTGGGTGTCCCGCTCTTTTTCAGGTTGAGCTACAAGATAGTAGTGGCCTCTGGTTCGTCAAGAATTTTGTGGACAAGCATAACCATCTGTTTGTCCCTGCTGACCTGACTCCCTACTTATCGGCTCATCGTAGAATGACTGACGCACAAAAGGCGGATGTCATCGAGTATGCTGTTGGTGGACTTCGAACACATTAGATTATAAATGTAATAGAAGAATGCCGGAGGTCCCGACAAGCTTGGATTTATAGATCGAGACCTATACAACCATGTTTCAATCCAGAAGAAGCGGAAGATAGAAGGCAGTGATGCTAGATATTTGCTTACGTATATGATTGCACAGAAAAAAGCAAACCCGAAattctttttcaaatacacaaaagaaaaagaaggcCATTTGAGGAACATATTTTGGGCTGGTTCACAATCCCGGATTGACTATGTTGCCTTTggtggtgtcgtggtg is a window encoding:
- the LOC123040260 gene encoding probable cystathionine gamma-synthase 2, translating into MARSSSPHVNKASPTEQRRLLRARRSSKRVTALSPEALLDASLSGAEHPVPVLQHDDAGVIAAAMAPKQDATLSDETLVVHAGEKMGKNGLKDTDSIATPIVSGTTHWFKSSHDLIAFKEGRGHSFEYGRYGNPTVKVLEDKISTLERAESTLVMSSGMNAIVATLLALVPPGAGHVVTTTECYSEARAFIRDKLSKMGIKVTFVELNDMETLKAVLDQGDVTLFYTDCPTNPHLKCIDIKLVAELCHRKGALVCIDSTLASPINQKPLTVGADIVVHSATKYIAGHHDVIAGCISGSDALISRIRARHHNLSGAISPGAAYMIICGLKMMALRVETQNHTALRMVRFLEKHPKIELVYYPGFIISPWHHIAKSQMTHCGNVVSFEVASDLHGVMRFINALEIPLSFIATSLGGCESLVQQPAVMSFWGKSDEEKAKNGIKDNLVRFSFGIEKFEDLGDDILHALEKI